A region from the Hypomesus transpacificus isolate Combined female chromosome 11, fHypTra1, whole genome shotgun sequence genome encodes:
- the LOC124473538 gene encoding serine/threonine-protein phosphatase 4 regulatory subunit 3-A-like isoform X1 gives MSDTRRRVKVYTLNEDRQWDDRGTGHVSSTFVERLKGISLLVRAESDGSLLLESKISPNTAYQKQQDTLIVWSEAENYDLALSFQEKAGCDEIWEKICQVQGKDPALEITQDPIDESEEERFEEMPETSHLVELPVCELTRLEEIADLVTSVLSSPIRREKLALALMSEGYIKKLLQLFQVCEDLDNREGLHHLYEIVRGVLFLNKAALFEVMFSDDCIMDVVGCLEYDPALVQPKRHREFLTKTAKFKEVIPITDSELRQKIHQTYRVQYIQDIILPTPSVFEENFLSTLTSFIFFNKVEIVSMLQEDEKFLTEVFAQLTDEATEDSKRRELVNFFKEFCAFSQTLQPQNRDVFFKTLANLGILPALEIVMGMDDLQVRAAATDIFSYLVEFSPSMVREFVMQEPQQTDDDVLLINVVIKQMICDSDPELGGAVQLMGLLRTLIDPENMLAPTNKTEKTEFLSFFYKYCMHVLTAPLLANTADEKNSKDLAEGSTKINPVCPDNFQTAQLLALILELLTFCVEHHTYHIKTYIMNKDLLRRVLVLMNSKHTFLALCALRFMRRIIGLKDEYYNRYIIKGNLFEPVINALLDNGTRYNLLNSAIIELFEFIKVEDVKSLIAHIVDNFYKTLETIEYVQTFKGLKGRYEQEKDRQTQRLNSRYRRDARSLDEDEEMWFNDDEDDEEGEAVEKTRPEEDFPESYGKYMEAKKVKESEDKENFPKRTQTGSFKFTLSHSAEAANGTNGANGKPAAPSPSSAATPNNGSSAKTAALPSTPVVKTGLVGLVDYPDDEDEEDEDEEQSPRKRPRLGS, from the exons ATGTCGGATACTCGGCGGCGAGTGAAAGTATACACTCTGAATGAAGACCGACAGTGGGATGACAGGGGCACAGGACATGTATCGTCAACATTTGTGGAACGACTGAAGGGAATATCATTATTAGTTCGGGCTGAATCTGACG GCTCACTTCTTTTGGAGTCTAAAATCAGCCCAAATACTGCATATCAGAAACAACAA GACACCCTCATTGTTTGGTCAGAAGCAGAGAACTACGATTTGGCTCTCAGTTTTCAGGAAAAGGCAGGCTGTGATGAAATCTGGGAAAAAATTTGTCAG GTGCAGGGAAAGGACCCTGCCCTGGAAATCACCCAGGACCCCATCGACGAGTCAGAGGAGGAGCGCTTCGAGGAGATGCCAGAGACGAGCCACCTGGTGGAGCTGCCCGTGTGCGAACTGACCCGCCTGGAGGAGATTGCAGACCTTGTGACCTCGGTCCTGTCCTCACCCATCCGCAGGGAGAAGCTGGCCCTGGCTCTGATGAGCGAAGGCTACATCAAGAAGCTCCTCCAACTCTTCCAGGTGTGCGAGGACTTGGACAACAGGGAGGGACTCCACCACCTTTATGAGATTGTGCGTGGGGTGCTGTTCCTCAATAAAGCGGCACTGTTCGAGGTGATGTTCTCAGATGACTGCATCATGGACGTGGTAGGATGCCTGGAGTATGATCCAGCACTGGTGCAGCCGAAACGTCACCGCGAGTTCCTCACAAAGACGGCCAAGTTCAAGGAGGTGATCCCCATAACAGACTCAGAACTGCGGCAGAAGATCCACCAGACGTACCGGGTGCAGTACATCCAGGACATCATCCTGCCCACGCCTTCCGTCTTCGAGGAGAACTTCCTGTCTACCCTCACCTCCTTCATTTTCTTCAACAAGGTGGAGATTGTCAGCATGCTGCAG GAGGATGAGAAATTCTTAACGGAGGTCTTTGCGCAGCTAACAGACGAAGCAACAGAAGACAGTAAAAGGAGGGAGCTA GTGAACTTTTTCAAAGAATTCTGTGCTTTCTCACAAACTTTGCAACCGCAAAATAGGGATGTTTTCTTCAAGACTCTGGCAAATCTGGGCATACTTCCAGCTCTTGAAATAGTCATG ggcaTGGATGATCTGCAGGTGAGAGCGGCCGCTACAGACATCTTCTCCTACCTGGTGGAGTTCAGCCCCTCTATGGTCCGAGAGTTTGTCATGCAGGAGCCTCAGCAGACAGACGAT gacGTACTGCTGATAAACGTGGTGATAAAGCAGATGATCTGTGACTCTGACcctgagctgggaggagctgtgcAGCTGATGGGACTGCTTAGGACCCTCATTGACCCAGAGAACATGCTGGCACCCACCAAC AAAACAGAGAAGACTGAGTTTCTGAGTTTCTTCTACAAGTACTGCATGCATGTCCTCACGGCTCCTCTGCTGGCCAACACTGCAGATGAGAAGAACTCTAAAG ATTTAGCAGAGGGTTCCACTAAGATCAACCCAGTGTGTCCAG ATAATTTCCAGACGGCCCAGCTGCTGGCGTTGATCCTGGAGCTGCTCACCTTCTGCGTGGAGCACCACACGTACCACATCAAGACCTACATCATGAACAAGGACCTGCTCAGGAGAGTCCTGGTGCTCATGAACTCCAAACACACCTTCCTGGCCCTCT GTGCCCTGCGTTTCATGAGGAGGATAATAGGACTGAAGGATGAGTACTACAACCGCTACATCATCAAAGGGAACCTGTTTGAGCCCGTCATCAACGCCCTGCTGGACAACGGCACCAGGTACAACCTCCTGAACTCGGCCATCATCGAGCTGTTCGAGTTCATCAAGGTGGAGGACGTCAAGTCTCTGATCGCCCACATTGTGGACAACTTCTACAAAACCCTGGAGACCATCGAGTACGTCCAGACCTTCAAGGGGCTGAAGGGGCGATACGAGCAGGAGaaggacaggcagacacagaggctCAACAG CCGGTACCGCAGGGACGCACGCTCACTGGACGAAGACGAGGAGATGTGGTTCAACGACGAcgaggatgatgaagagggCGAGGCCGTGGAGAAGACCAGGCCTGAAGAAGACTTCCCCGAGAGCTACGGAAAGTATATGGAAGCCAAGAAAG TTAAAGAGAGTGAGGACAAAGAGAACTTCCCAAAGCGGACCCAGACTGGCAGCTTTAAGTTTACCTTGTCTCATTCTGCAGAGGCTGCCAACGGAACCAACGGTGCCAACGGCAAACCggccgccccctccccctcctccgccgccACGCCCAACAACGGCTCCTCAGCCAAGACGGCAGCGCTGCCCAGCACGCCGGTGGTCAAG ACCGGGCTGGTCGGCCTGGTGGATTATCCCGACGAcgaagacgaggaggacgaggacgaagAGCAGTCGCCGCGGAAACGGCCACGCCTGGGGTCATAA
- the LOC124473538 gene encoding serine/threonine-protein phosphatase 4 regulatory subunit 3-like isoform X2, with protein sequence MSDTRRRVKVYTLNEDRQWDDRGTGHVSSTFVERLKGISLLVRAESDGSLLLESKISPNTAYQKQQDTLIVWSEAENYDLALSFQEKAGCDEIWEKICQVQGKDPALEITQDPIDESEEERFEEMPETSHLVELPVCELTRLEEIADLVTSVLSSPIRREKLALALMSEGYIKKLLQLFQVCEDLDNREGLHHLYEIVRGVLFLNKAALFEVMFSDDCIMDVVGCLEYDPALVQPKRHREFLTKTAKFKEVIPITDSELRQKIHQTYRVQYIQDIILPTPSVFEENFLSTLTSFIFFNKVEIVSMLQEDEKFLTEVFAQLTDEATEDSKRRELVNFFKEFCAFSQTLQPQNRDVFFKTLANLGILPALEIVMGMDDLQVRAAATDIFSYLVEFSPSMVREFVMQEPQQTDDDVLLINVVIKQMICDSDPELGGAVQLMGLLRTLIDPENMLAPTNKTEKTEFLSFFYKYCMHVLTAPLLANTADEKNSKDLAEGSTKINPVCPDNFQTAQLLALILELLTFCVEHHTYHIKTYIMNKDLLRRVLVLMNSKHTFLALCALRFMRRIIGLKDEYYNRYIIKGNLFEPVINALLDNGTRYNLLNSAIIELFEFIKVEDVKSLIAHIVDNFYKTLETIEYVQTFKGLKGRYEQEKDRQTQRLNSRYRRDARSLDEDEEMWFNDDEDDEEGEAVEKTRPEEDFPESYGKYMEAKKEAANGTNGANGKPAAPSPSSAATPNNGSSAKTAALPSTPVVKTGLVGLVDYPDDEDEEDEDEEQSPRKRPRLGS encoded by the exons ATGTCGGATACTCGGCGGCGAGTGAAAGTATACACTCTGAATGAAGACCGACAGTGGGATGACAGGGGCACAGGACATGTATCGTCAACATTTGTGGAACGACTGAAGGGAATATCATTATTAGTTCGGGCTGAATCTGACG GCTCACTTCTTTTGGAGTCTAAAATCAGCCCAAATACTGCATATCAGAAACAACAA GACACCCTCATTGTTTGGTCAGAAGCAGAGAACTACGATTTGGCTCTCAGTTTTCAGGAAAAGGCAGGCTGTGATGAAATCTGGGAAAAAATTTGTCAG GTGCAGGGAAAGGACCCTGCCCTGGAAATCACCCAGGACCCCATCGACGAGTCAGAGGAGGAGCGCTTCGAGGAGATGCCAGAGACGAGCCACCTGGTGGAGCTGCCCGTGTGCGAACTGACCCGCCTGGAGGAGATTGCAGACCTTGTGACCTCGGTCCTGTCCTCACCCATCCGCAGGGAGAAGCTGGCCCTGGCTCTGATGAGCGAAGGCTACATCAAGAAGCTCCTCCAACTCTTCCAGGTGTGCGAGGACTTGGACAACAGGGAGGGACTCCACCACCTTTATGAGATTGTGCGTGGGGTGCTGTTCCTCAATAAAGCGGCACTGTTCGAGGTGATGTTCTCAGATGACTGCATCATGGACGTGGTAGGATGCCTGGAGTATGATCCAGCACTGGTGCAGCCGAAACGTCACCGCGAGTTCCTCACAAAGACGGCCAAGTTCAAGGAGGTGATCCCCATAACAGACTCAGAACTGCGGCAGAAGATCCACCAGACGTACCGGGTGCAGTACATCCAGGACATCATCCTGCCCACGCCTTCCGTCTTCGAGGAGAACTTCCTGTCTACCCTCACCTCCTTCATTTTCTTCAACAAGGTGGAGATTGTCAGCATGCTGCAG GAGGATGAGAAATTCTTAACGGAGGTCTTTGCGCAGCTAACAGACGAAGCAACAGAAGACAGTAAAAGGAGGGAGCTA GTGAACTTTTTCAAAGAATTCTGTGCTTTCTCACAAACTTTGCAACCGCAAAATAGGGATGTTTTCTTCAAGACTCTGGCAAATCTGGGCATACTTCCAGCTCTTGAAATAGTCATG ggcaTGGATGATCTGCAGGTGAGAGCGGCCGCTACAGACATCTTCTCCTACCTGGTGGAGTTCAGCCCCTCTATGGTCCGAGAGTTTGTCATGCAGGAGCCTCAGCAGACAGACGAT gacGTACTGCTGATAAACGTGGTGATAAAGCAGATGATCTGTGACTCTGACcctgagctgggaggagctgtgcAGCTGATGGGACTGCTTAGGACCCTCATTGACCCAGAGAACATGCTGGCACCCACCAAC AAAACAGAGAAGACTGAGTTTCTGAGTTTCTTCTACAAGTACTGCATGCATGTCCTCACGGCTCCTCTGCTGGCCAACACTGCAGATGAGAAGAACTCTAAAG ATTTAGCAGAGGGTTCCACTAAGATCAACCCAGTGTGTCCAG ATAATTTCCAGACGGCCCAGCTGCTGGCGTTGATCCTGGAGCTGCTCACCTTCTGCGTGGAGCACCACACGTACCACATCAAGACCTACATCATGAACAAGGACCTGCTCAGGAGAGTCCTGGTGCTCATGAACTCCAAACACACCTTCCTGGCCCTCT GTGCCCTGCGTTTCATGAGGAGGATAATAGGACTGAAGGATGAGTACTACAACCGCTACATCATCAAAGGGAACCTGTTTGAGCCCGTCATCAACGCCCTGCTGGACAACGGCACCAGGTACAACCTCCTGAACTCGGCCATCATCGAGCTGTTCGAGTTCATCAAGGTGGAGGACGTCAAGTCTCTGATCGCCCACATTGTGGACAACTTCTACAAAACCCTGGAGACCATCGAGTACGTCCAGACCTTCAAGGGGCTGAAGGGGCGATACGAGCAGGAGaaggacaggcagacacagaggctCAACAG CCGGTACCGCAGGGACGCACGCTCACTGGACGAAGACGAGGAGATGTGGTTCAACGACGAcgaggatgatgaagagggCGAGGCCGTGGAGAAGACCAGGCCTGAAGAAGACTTCCCCGAGAGCTACGGAAAGTATATGGAAGCCAAGAAAG AGGCTGCCAACGGAACCAACGGTGCCAACGGCAAACCggccgccccctccccctcctccgccgccACGCCCAACAACGGCTCCTCAGCCAAGACGGCAGCGCTGCCCAGCACGCCGGTGGTCAAG ACCGGGCTGGTCGGCCTGGTGGATTATCCCGACGAcgaagacgaggaggacgaggacgaagAGCAGTCGCCGCGGAAACGGCCACGCCTGGGGTCATAA